One stretch of Schlesneria sp. DSM 10557 DNA includes these proteins:
- a CDS encoding dipeptidase → MATNAQVSEYLTQNEERFVEELKEFLRIPTVSADPECKPHLQRGAEFVHRQLANLGCTAEIVPTAGHPIVYGEWLKSPGAPTVLVYGHYDVQPADPLDLWTTPPFEPTLRHGCLYARGATDDKGQMFTHIKSAEAWLRTIGKLPVNLKYVIEGEEEVGSRNLEDFLNARRDQLQADVAVVSDTSQYGPNQPAITYGLRGIVAVEISLTGPSKDLHSGVFGGAVANPATGIARLIASLHDDQGRVRIPGFYDDVKPLTPSERQLFSELHFDEGAFKAELGITEVAGEEGFSTLERRWARPTCEVNGLFSGYTGAGPKTIVPSKATVKITCRLVPDQNPEKLTEALHQYLKSQCPPSLKFEFTSYHGCPGFVFDPNSPYIEAAKSAIQEAWAVDQVRLIREGGSIPVVQTFKDVLGLDTLLLGWGQNTDNLHSPDEHFSVADFHRGIRASANLWQKLAEMQNRPDSSVHNIC, encoded by the coding sequence TTGGCAACAAATGCACAAGTCTCTGAGTATTTGACGCAGAATGAGGAACGCTTCGTCGAAGAGCTGAAGGAATTTCTGCGAATCCCCACTGTGAGCGCTGATCCTGAATGCAAACCTCACTTGCAGCGCGGGGCGGAGTTCGTCCATCGGCAACTCGCCAATCTCGGTTGTACTGCAGAAATCGTCCCCACAGCCGGTCATCCCATTGTTTACGGCGAATGGCTCAAGTCGCCAGGAGCGCCGACGGTTCTGGTCTACGGGCATTATGACGTTCAGCCCGCAGATCCACTGGATCTCTGGACGACACCTCCCTTTGAGCCAACACTGCGGCACGGCTGCCTCTATGCACGTGGGGCAACGGACGACAAAGGGCAGATGTTTACTCACATCAAATCGGCCGAAGCGTGGCTGCGAACCATCGGAAAACTTCCGGTCAATCTGAAGTACGTGATCGAGGGGGAAGAAGAGGTTGGCAGCCGGAACCTGGAAGATTTCCTCAATGCACGCCGGGACCAGCTTCAGGCCGATGTGGCGGTGGTGAGCGATACCAGTCAGTACGGTCCCAACCAGCCCGCTATTACCTATGGTCTGCGAGGGATTGTGGCGGTCGAGATCAGTTTGACAGGGCCGTCCAAAGACCTGCATTCGGGAGTCTTCGGAGGGGCTGTGGCGAACCCGGCCACGGGGATCGCCCGTTTGATTGCTTCATTGCACGACGATCAGGGGCGAGTGCGTATTCCCGGATTCTACGATGACGTCAAACCGCTGACGCCCTCGGAACGGCAGTTGTTCAGCGAACTGCACTTCGATGAAGGGGCCTTCAAGGCAGAACTGGGGATCACTGAAGTCGCAGGGGAAGAGGGCTTCTCGACCCTGGAGCGGCGCTGGGCCCGACCCACGTGCGAGGTCAATGGTCTGTTCAGTGGCTACACAGGGGCGGGGCCCAAAACGATCGTGCCGTCCAAAGCGACCGTGAAGATCACCTGTCGACTCGTTCCGGATCAAAACCCCGAAAAGCTGACGGAAGCTCTGCATCAGTATTTGAAGTCCCAATGCCCACCTTCGCTGAAGTTTGAATTCACCAGCTACCATGGCTGTCCCGGCTTCGTGTTCGATCCGAACAGCCCGTACATTGAAGCCGCGAAGTCAGCCATCCAGGAAGCGTGGGCCGTTGATCAGGTTCGTCTGATTCGCGAAGGAGGCTCGATCCCGGTTGTTCAGACGTTCAAAGACGTACTGGGCCTGGACACGTTGTTGCTGGGATGGGGGCAGAATACCGACAACCTTCATAGTCCCGACGAACATTTCTCCGTTGCGGACTTCCATCGCGGTATCAGGGCGAGTGCCAATCTGTGGCAAAAGCTGGCAGAAATGCAGAATCGACCGGACTCTTCTGTTCACAACATCTGCTGA
- the xylA gene encoding xylose isomerase: MAYFPDVPKIEYEGPTSRNPLAYKHYNPEEVVEGQKLKDLLRYTVCYWHTFRGTGSDPFGSATLQRPWDDGSDSVENAVKRVDVAFEFIEKLGCPFYAFHDRDVAPEGATLAQSNKNLDIVAKALKEAQERTGIKLLWGTANMFSHPRFMHGAATTCNADVFAYAAAQVKKAMEVTHELGGANYVFWGGREGYHNLFNTDMKRELDHLARFMHMAVDYAKQIGFKGQFLFEPKPKEPTKHQYDFDAAACLNFCRSYGLLDHVKLNIETNHATLAGHTMMHELEYARIQGALGSIDANTGDMLLGWDTDQFPTDIYLTTQCMLVILEQGGIAPGGVNFDAKVRRESFEPVDLFHAHIGAIDAFARGAKIAAAIRKDGALKDFVKNRYRSFDSGIGAEIEAGKASFESLEKYVLGKDKLEPNESGRQELLENIINQFI; this comes from the coding sequence ATGGCCTATTTTCCAGATGTTCCCAAGATCGAATACGAAGGCCCAACCAGCCGGAACCCGCTCGCTTACAAGCACTACAACCCGGAAGAGGTCGTCGAAGGCCAGAAGCTGAAAGACCTGCTGCGTTATACCGTTTGCTACTGGCATACTTTCCGCGGCACGGGAAGCGATCCGTTCGGCTCGGCCACATTGCAGCGTCCCTGGGACGATGGTTCGGATTCGGTCGAGAACGCCGTGAAGCGGGTCGACGTCGCTTTCGAGTTCATCGAAAAGCTCGGCTGCCCCTTCTATGCCTTCCATGATCGGGACGTCGCACCGGAAGGAGCTACGCTCGCCCAGTCCAACAAGAATCTGGACATCGTTGCCAAGGCACTGAAAGAGGCACAAGAGCGAACTGGCATCAAGCTGTTGTGGGGAACAGCGAACATGTTCTCACACCCGCGCTTCATGCACGGCGCCGCGACCACCTGCAACGCAGACGTCTTCGCCTACGCGGCAGCACAGGTGAAGAAAGCGATGGAAGTCACCCATGAACTGGGTGGTGCGAACTATGTCTTCTGGGGTGGCCGCGAGGGTTACCACAACCTGTTCAACACCGACATGAAGCGAGAACTGGATCACCTGGCCAGATTCATGCACATGGCGGTCGACTACGCCAAACAGATCGGCTTCAAAGGACAGTTCCTGTTCGAGCCCAAGCCGAAAGAGCCGACAAAGCATCAGTACGACTTCGACGCGGCCGCGTGCCTGAACTTCTGTCGTTCGTACGGACTGCTCGATCACGTCAAACTGAACATCGAAACGAACCATGCCACACTGGCTGGCCATACCATGATGCACGAACTCGAATACGCCCGTATTCAGGGTGCACTGGGAAGCATCGATGCCAACACAGGAGATATGCTGCTGGGCTGGGATACCGACCAGTTCCCCACCGATATCTACCTGACAACGCAGTGTATGCTGGTCATTCTGGAGCAAGGTGGAATCGCTCCGGGTGGCGTCAACTTTGATGCCAAAGTCCGGCGGGAAAGCTTCGAACCCGTCGATCTCTTCCACGCTCACATCGGCGCGATCGACGCGTTTGCACGCGGGGCCAAAATTGCGGCAGCGATCCGCAAGGACGGGGCTCTGAAAGACTTCGTCAAGAACCGCTACCGCAGCTTCGATTCAGGAATCGGGGCCGAGATCGAAGCAGGAAAAGCCAGCTTCGAATCGCTCGAAAAATACGTGCTGGGCAAGGACAAGCTCGAACCGAACGAGTCAGGCCGACAGGAACTGCTGGAAAACATCATCAATCAGTTCATCTGA
- a CDS encoding DUF1501 domain-containing protein, with protein sequence MTIAGGGHYVQTGKRWHIPIGAGFNATPQDWPSIGSVVEYLSQHRQHQFSQPRTREEGLPNYVVVPNSLGKIQTHSVLLQRPGEYGGWLGRGYDPITTSVDKKDAKDNPYYRTCSDEELTFQIDGLISQDAMTLDRLGGRQSLLAQFDQKLRQRDAQKSLTAYDRFQQRALSLVASEKTRKAMDLRQEPDNVRDRYGRHLFGQSTLMARRLVEAGVRYVTVHWDAPDGYGWDSHLNSKDVGDHLMPGFDQTFSALLIDLEERGLLDETLVVCLGEMGRTPLANANWGRDHWSTLFPALVAGAGVRGGIVLGQSDKDAAYALTPPYKPEDFAATIYHALGIDPEIRLPDGQGRPVGLVEDGKPILELFG encoded by the coding sequence ATGACCATAGCGGGGGGGGGCCATTATGTTCAGACGGGGAAACGCTGGCATATCCCGATCGGCGCCGGGTTTAATGCGACACCCCAGGACTGGCCATCAATCGGTTCCGTCGTGGAGTATCTTTCGCAGCACAGGCAGCACCAGTTTTCACAGCCGAGAACACGCGAAGAGGGTCTGCCCAACTATGTTGTTGTTCCCAACAGCCTGGGAAAGATTCAGACCCATAGTGTGCTGCTGCAAAGACCCGGGGAGTACGGCGGGTGGCTGGGACGAGGTTATGATCCAATCACGACATCCGTCGATAAGAAGGATGCCAAGGATAATCCCTACTACCGCACTTGCTCTGACGAAGAACTGACGTTTCAGATCGATGGACTGATTTCTCAGGACGCCATGACGCTGGACCGGTTGGGAGGGCGACAATCGCTACTCGCCCAGTTCGATCAGAAGTTGCGGCAGCGGGATGCCCAGAAGTCCCTGACGGCCTACGACCGGTTTCAGCAGCGGGCTCTCTCTCTAGTCGCATCCGAAAAAACTCGTAAAGCCATGGATTTGCGACAGGAGCCGGACAACGTCCGGGATCGCTACGGACGCCACCTGTTCGGTCAATCAACACTGATGGCCCGACGACTGGTCGAGGCAGGAGTTCGGTATGTGACCGTACACTGGGATGCGCCCGACGGATATGGCTGGGACTCGCATCTCAACAGCAAAGACGTGGGCGATCATCTGATGCCTGGCTTCGACCAGACATTCTCGGCTTTGCTGATTGATCTTGAAGAGCGTGGGTTGCTCGACGAAACGCTGGTTGTCTGCCTGGGCGAAATGGGGCGGACCCCTCTCGCGAACGCCAACTGGGGCCGTGATCACTGGAGCACCCTGTTTCCCGCCCTCGTCGCAGGAGCAGGGGTGCGGGGCGGCATTGTGCTGGGGCAAAGCGACAAGGACGCCGCCTATGCACTGACACCTCCGTATAAGCCAGAGGATTTCGCGGCGACGATTTACCATGCCCTGGGAATCGATCCCGAAATCCGGTTACCGGATGGTCAAGGTCGTCCGGTGGGGCTGGTAGAAGATGGAAAGCCCATTCTCGAACTCTTTGGCTGA
- a CDS encoding DUF1501 domain-containing protein encodes MLNILGRPQTVCGGVSRRELLQVAGAGLFGMSLPRLLHAEESHSPVAPRAKSVIFLYLFGGPSQLETFDLKPKAPNKIRGPYLPIASRTPDLLISEKLEQCAAISDKFAVVRTLSHSFNDHSGGGPLCSDGETLAYPDRRRV; translated from the coding sequence ATGCTGAACATTCTCGGGCGACCTCAAACAGTCTGTGGAGGCGTGTCACGTCGGGAACTTCTGCAAGTCGCAGGTGCTGGCCTGTTCGGGATGTCTTTGCCCCGGCTCTTACATGCGGAGGAGTCACACTCGCCTGTTGCTCCTCGCGCGAAAAGTGTGATCTTTCTCTATCTTTTTGGCGGCCCCAGCCAACTGGAAACGTTTGATTTAAAGCCCAAGGCTCCAAACAAGATTCGGGGTCCCTATCTGCCGATTGCCTCACGCACTCCTGACCTGTTGATCTCGGAAAAGCTCGAACAGTGTGCGGCGATCTCGGACAAATTTGCGGTCGTACGAACGTTGTCGCATTCGTTCAATGACCATAGCGGGGGGGGGCCATTATGTTCAGACGGGGAAACGCTGGCATATCCCGATCGGCGCCGGGTTTAA
- a CDS encoding M48 family metalloprotease: MSRRLALIIAMVCLSLSLAVPAFGQHAATRSSPTPPPEANELKRLWNEKKSRASDQYAQAKPQPIELEEAVQAFLNKDYELATIKFRQAWSKDPDNLEIAQGLMYSQLRSIRPRPSESTSKPLVAEFATILKRFPDDPDLNVGYGMALAYAGDPVGAQQAFHRAKTFGADLERAVGRSQLDRISRLAKEKQEQQAVDENFRLGTILGAVLLGGLVLWIVVMFGTGWLLAISIPRTPETADAFATLPSSRETWIERFYLFMLSVSLIIFYLSVPFVIAGIIAVSLLLFAILLMLRVLHIGVLYRGCWAVWHMIRLVFFGSGGERDGIEITAEQQPKLFGELHSVARQLDTEVVDRVYLVPGPQVSVSQNGAGPFGLFGRRDRVLHLGISVLPWLTVNEFRSILAHEYAHFSHRDTFYARFIFQVTASLANSLAVMQAAAGILNYINPFYGLYWLYLRGYALLSSGYSRSREFLADRRAVVAYGRQPFVAGLTKIYQESPLFELFAVRKTQQLLSRDNAFLNVFDSYRDYRSQPGAVELRSKLLDEERHRKPSWFDSHPTYEERLAAVASFPLAQDPAHSVSSLDLIHNFKELEESLTRMLTDHIREVLGPAEVVPSSDDDELLAGILKEESNRQ, translated from the coding sequence ATGTCCCGTCGACTAGCACTTATCATTGCGATGGTCTGCCTTTCGTTGTCACTTGCAGTTCCGGCTTTCGGTCAGCATGCGGCAACCCGAAGCTCGCCCACGCCCCCCCCGGAGGCGAACGAACTCAAGCGGCTTTGGAACGAGAAGAAATCCCGCGCCAGTGATCAGTACGCTCAGGCAAAACCCCAGCCGATCGAGCTTGAGGAAGCAGTTCAGGCTTTCCTGAACAAGGACTATGAGCTGGCAACGATCAAGTTCCGGCAGGCCTGGAGCAAGGACCCGGATAACCTCGAGATTGCCCAGGGCCTGATGTATTCACAATTGCGTTCCATCAGACCTCGTCCCTCTGAATCCACCTCAAAGCCGCTCGTCGCTGAATTTGCAACCATTCTCAAACGCTTTCCGGACGACCCGGATCTCAACGTGGGGTATGGGATGGCTCTTGCGTATGCGGGTGATCCCGTGGGGGCACAGCAAGCATTCCATCGCGCGAAGACATTCGGGGCAGACCTGGAGAGAGCCGTCGGACGGAGTCAGCTCGATCGAATTTCCCGCCTCGCCAAGGAGAAGCAAGAGCAGCAGGCGGTTGATGAAAATTTTCGCCTCGGCACGATCCTGGGGGCCGTCCTGCTGGGAGGCCTCGTCCTCTGGATCGTGGTGATGTTTGGCACCGGATGGCTGCTTGCGATCAGTATTCCCAGAACCCCCGAAACGGCCGACGCCTTTGCGACGCTGCCGAGTTCACGCGAAACCTGGATCGAGCGTTTCTATCTGTTCATGTTAAGCGTCAGCCTGATCATCTTTTATCTGTCCGTCCCGTTTGTCATCGCCGGAATCATCGCCGTTTCTCTGCTCTTGTTCGCGATCCTGCTGATGTTACGGGTGCTTCACATCGGCGTCTTATATCGCGGATGCTGGGCGGTCTGGCACATGATACGCCTCGTCTTTTTCGGCTCAGGCGGCGAGCGCGACGGCATTGAGATCACCGCCGAACAGCAACCCAAACTGTTTGGCGAACTCCATTCCGTGGCCAGACAACTCGACACGGAAGTTGTGGACCGGGTCTATCTCGTGCCGGGTCCGCAGGTCTCGGTCAGCCAAAACGGCGCGGGACCGTTTGGGCTTTTCGGACGGCGTGATCGAGTATTGCACCTGGGCATTTCCGTGCTTCCCTGGCTGACCGTCAACGAGTTTCGCTCGATCCTGGCTCATGAATACGCTCACTTCAGTCACCGCGACACGTTCTATGCGCGATTCATCTTTCAGGTGACTGCTTCGCTGGCAAACTCGCTGGCCGTCATGCAGGCGGCAGCGGGGATTTTGAACTACATCAATCCCTTTTACGGCCTTTACTGGCTCTACCTGCGGGGTTACGCCCTGTTGTCCTCGGGCTATTCCCGGTCGCGTGAGTTCCTGGCTGATCGCCGGGCGGTGGTCGCTTATGGACGCCAACCGTTTGTGGCGGGGCTGACCAAGATCTATCAGGAGAGTCCGTTATTCGAACTGTTCGCGGTGCGAAAGACGCAACAACTGCTTAGCAGAGATAATGCGTTTCTGAACGTGTTCGATTCCTATCGCGACTATCGATCGCAACCCGGCGCAGTCGAACTGCGAAGCAAACTGCTGGATGAGGAACGTCACCGAAAGCCCAGTTGGTTCGACTCACATCCGACCTACGAAGAACGACTGGCCGCAGTTGCGTCGTTCCCCCTGGCGCAAGATCCCGCCCACTCCGTCTCCTCTCTCGACCTCATCCACAACTTCAAAGAACTGGAAGAGTCGCTGACCCGAATGCTGACCGATCATATCCGGGAAGTGCTCGGCCCCGCCGAGGTCGTGCCCTCTTCCGATGATGACGAACTCCTTGCTGGCATTTTGAAAGAAGAGAGCAACCGGCAGTAA
- a CDS encoding mechanosensitive ion channel domain-containing protein — translation MAWRISMIVGICTLLCGSAAMAQTAPKAEKVTISNIQKRIKEIEANLNPADATQQKTLEYLKEAAERLEIAQENSQKAKDYEQSLRQVGEQARLTAERLADLPKGPDAEIADVDDLAVLDKMVEQRTKQLDDTSDGLRERVARLEAESKLRRVRPEELVHEIAAVEDRFREIDEEIKSLDTSNDPREVLQARLIFLRARHQRAETEHRALLAEAAWYQSAEAAELLQLQRELGIRELSVKLAELEILKKEQAKRRGNEADERVRLAEQALQNVIPELKTLAEENLGFARERHDITDKLVDLDHRQKASNALLGELEKEFDRTQKMVNDVGLTDSIGLLLRQQRARLQNPRGMKSSLLHRNDVIREARMRLFQLDAEHAALIDLDSAIAKRAAELLVTGKRKTALAGLKQLLSDRRQLVNGLDADYTRYFQQLVDMDNVERRLLNLTTRYADYVDERVLWIRTGQTFGSEHVKKAATSMGWLTDPAAWQPVLEAVRMNMERTPLVWILATLLFLTWFCTRPVMQILLKRKGVVAKAAGCHDLAPTLQSLALTLAIACGWPLLLLFTGWQLDHTASQYPFVHAVAAGLIRAAVFALPLEILRIVCMRGGLGQEHFNWPERYVNTWRRHLTWFIPLGVVLIALIGMTESMANEQRLDTFGRFVFLTFAAVSTIFCRLTVRRIPAFAITDDSVDEPATEEDPWSERFWQFAPSLMLLASFVLLGLGWTGFFYTATQLMWRLQRTMWFLVGLLLLRATLRRWIALEQRRMAALQGVDPTEMSEPGRPQGGASTHGSLFSRWNWPDFRLNLTQIVTQMRSLLDTGLIALLVVGLWIVWADVTPALNILDQYVLWNTSVEVMALENDSQVGSPGKTVKQMLPVTAADLCLAMVVFVIAQLAGRNVPGLVEVVLHQHLSVDAGARFAVTCLVRYTIFVVGVCMAFAQIRIGWNNVQWLVAAASVGLGFGLQEIFANFVSGIILLFERPMRVGDVITVGDTTGKVSRIQIRATTILDGDRKELIVPNKEFITGKVLNWTLSDQVNRIAIRVIVGPHNDPARITRILLDVADKHPSLLKDPAPFATLDEINGNLTFVLRAFLPQLDGRLLIISELYTAIQSRFAEENIEMVQTRHEVFVRTDERESHPSPPPPHQPLSGVSLKGW, via the coding sequence ATGGCTTGGCGAATCTCGATGATCGTGGGTATCTGCACCCTGCTGTGCGGATCTGCCGCGATGGCTCAGACCGCCCCCAAGGCGGAAAAGGTGACGATCAGCAATATCCAGAAGCGGATCAAGGAGATCGAAGCTAATCTGAATCCCGCCGATGCAACTCAGCAGAAAACTCTCGAATATCTGAAAGAGGCTGCCGAGAGACTCGAGATCGCTCAAGAGAATAGTCAGAAGGCGAAAGATTACGAACAGAGTCTGCGACAGGTCGGCGAACAGGCGCGCCTGACGGCCGAGCGTCTGGCTGATCTCCCCAAGGGGCCTGATGCCGAGATTGCCGACGTTGATGATCTGGCCGTGCTCGACAAGATGGTCGAACAACGGACGAAACAACTTGACGATACCAGCGACGGATTGCGTGAGCGGGTCGCGCGACTCGAAGCCGAATCGAAGTTGCGTCGCGTCCGCCCGGAAGAATTGGTCCACGAGATCGCCGCAGTCGAAGACCGGTTTCGAGAGATCGATGAAGAAATCAAATCACTCGACACGTCCAACGATCCGCGAGAAGTGCTGCAGGCGCGCCTGATCTTTCTCCGCGCGCGTCATCAACGGGCAGAAACTGAACACCGGGCGCTGCTCGCGGAAGCGGCCTGGTACCAGTCGGCAGAAGCGGCGGAACTGCTGCAGCTTCAGCGGGAACTCGGCATCCGTGAGCTTTCCGTCAAGCTGGCAGAACTGGAGATTCTCAAGAAAGAACAAGCCAAACGCAGGGGAAATGAAGCCGACGAGCGGGTACGTCTCGCCGAACAGGCCCTGCAAAATGTCATTCCCGAACTGAAGACGCTTGCCGAAGAAAATCTGGGATTTGCCAGAGAGCGTCACGATATCACCGACAAGCTGGTCGATCTGGATCATCGTCAGAAGGCGAGTAACGCACTGCTGGGGGAACTGGAAAAAGAATTCGACCGCACGCAGAAGATGGTGAACGATGTCGGGCTGACCGATTCGATCGGCCTGCTGCTGCGTCAGCAACGAGCCCGTTTGCAGAATCCCCGTGGGATGAAGTCCAGTCTGCTTCATCGTAATGACGTGATCCGCGAAGCCCGCATGCGCCTGTTCCAGCTCGATGCTGAACATGCCGCCCTGATCGATCTCGACTCGGCGATTGCCAAGCGGGCTGCGGAACTTCTCGTCACTGGCAAGCGCAAGACGGCACTGGCGGGACTCAAGCAATTATTGAGCGATCGGCGTCAACTGGTGAATGGTCTCGATGCAGACTACACACGTTATTTCCAGCAACTGGTCGACATGGATAATGTCGAACGTCGGTTACTGAATCTGACAACCAGATACGCCGACTACGTTGACGAACGGGTATTGTGGATTCGGACCGGACAAACCTTTGGTTCCGAACATGTGAAGAAGGCCGCGACCTCCATGGGCTGGCTGACCGACCCGGCTGCGTGGCAGCCCGTGCTGGAAGCCGTCCGCATGAACATGGAACGGACGCCGCTCGTCTGGATTCTGGCAACCTTGTTGTTTCTGACGTGGTTCTGTACGCGGCCCGTGATGCAGATCCTGCTGAAACGGAAAGGAGTGGTCGCGAAAGCCGCGGGTTGCCACGATCTCGCACCAACGCTGCAGTCACTCGCGCTGACCCTGGCCATCGCCTGCGGTTGGCCTTTGCTGCTGCTGTTTACTGGCTGGCAGTTGGATCACACCGCCTCGCAATACCCGTTCGTCCACGCGGTCGCTGCGGGATTGATCAGGGCCGCCGTGTTCGCACTTCCGCTGGAGATTCTGCGGATTGTCTGCATGCGCGGGGGACTGGGTCAGGAACATTTCAACTGGCCTGAACGATACGTCAATACCTGGCGTCGACATCTGACATGGTTCATCCCTCTCGGGGTAGTGCTGATTGCCCTCATCGGGATGACGGAATCGATGGCGAACGAGCAGCGACTGGATACATTTGGGCGATTTGTCTTTCTGACATTCGCCGCGGTTTCGACGATCTTCTGTCGACTGACGGTCCGGCGGATTCCCGCGTTTGCGATCACTGATGACTCGGTCGACGAACCTGCGACCGAAGAAGATCCGTGGTCTGAACGATTCTGGCAATTTGCCCCCTCGTTGATGCTGCTGGCGTCGTTCGTTCTGCTGGGACTGGGCTGGACGGGATTTTTCTACACCGCGACCCAGTTAATGTGGCGGCTGCAGCGGACGATGTGGTTCCTTGTGGGACTGTTGCTGCTGCGGGCGACCCTGCGACGCTGGATCGCACTCGAACAACGTCGGATGGCCGCGCTACAGGGAGTCGATCCGACGGAGATGTCGGAACCGGGGCGACCGCAGGGGGGAGCTTCCACGCATGGCTCGCTGTTTTCCCGCTGGAACTGGCCCGATTTTCGACTCAACCTGACACAGATCGTGACGCAGATGCGCAGTCTGCTGGATACCGGGTTGATCGCGCTGCTGGTGGTCGGGCTGTGGATTGTCTGGGCCGATGTGACACCCGCGCTGAACATCCTCGACCAGTACGTCCTGTGGAATACCAGTGTTGAAGTCATGGCACTGGAAAATGACTCTCAAGTCGGCTCGCCGGGGAAGACAGTCAAACAGATGCTGCCGGTCACCGCAGCCGATCTCTGCCTGGCGATGGTGGTTTTCGTTATTGCTCAACTCGCCGGTCGCAATGTTCCCGGTCTGGTGGAAGTGGTTCTGCACCAGCATCTCTCCGTCGACGCCGGAGCCCGTTTCGCCGTGACCTGTCTGGTACGGTATACTATTTTTGTCGTGGGCGTCTGCATGGCGTTTGCCCAGATCCGTATCGGTTGGAACAACGTCCAATGGCTTGTCGCGGCGGCGTCCGTCGGTCTTGGTTTTGGCCTGCAGGAGATTTTCGCCAATTTCGTATCGGGGATCATTCTGCTGTTTGAACGACCGATGCGGGTTGGTGATGTGATCACTGTCGGCGACACGACCGGAAAGGTGTCACGAATTCAGATACGGGCGACCACCATTCTTGACGGAGACCGGAAGGAACTGATCGTTCCGAACAAAGAGTTCATCACCGGCAAAGTGTTGAATTGGACTCTCAGCGATCAGGTGAATCGCATCGCCATTCGAGTCATTGTCGGACCGCATAACGATCCGGCACGAATCACCCGGATTCTTCTGGACGTCGCGGATAAGCATCCCAGCCTGCTGAAAGACCCGGCTCCTTTTGCGACGCTGGATGAGATCAACGGGAATCTGACATTCGTGCTACGGGCCTTCCTCCCCCAACTCGATGGTCGATTGCTCATTATCAGTGAGCTGTACACAGCGATTCAGAGCCGCTTTGCGGAAGAGAACATCGAGATGGTCCAGACCCGCCACGAAGTCTTTGTGCGAACCGACGAGCGGGAATCGCACCCGTCACCGCCGCCACCGCACCAGCCCCTGTCTGGTGTTTCGCTGAAAGGCTGGTAA
- a CDS encoding MBL fold metallo-hydrolase, which translates to MLARREVFPHVIEMNYQARQRLGCCVYLVHDSEEWMLVDIGFEDSTDEIIDMIRQMDFALAKCKYLVATHADVDHIQGLKRAKELLPQAIIVGHPECQQLLASQDRIVTYAEIAAQGISIDLPEIKVEQTINEGDTLSVGGLTLEVWNTPGHTPSQLAFRLGDLLLSGDNIYRDGGVGNIDAHHGSDIPDFIKSLERIRDSDVKWLLPSHGPIFRKDNAHIQKTIDRLTQYLHMADFGTCAIDWPLLDEWEEEIIRGFDPEKA; encoded by the coding sequence ATGCTGGCCCGTCGTGAAGTGTTTCCGCATGTCATCGAGATGAACTATCAGGCCCGACAACGATTGGGTTGCTGTGTCTACCTCGTGCATGACTCCGAAGAATGGATGCTGGTCGACATCGGTTTTGAAGATTCGACCGATGAAATCATTGATATGATTCGGCAGATGGATTTTGCCCTGGCAAAGTGCAAGTACCTCGTCGCGACACACGCGGACGTCGATCACATTCAGGGTTTGAAGCGAGCAAAGGAACTGCTTCCTCAAGCCATCATCGTCGGACACCCCGAATGTCAGCAGTTGCTTGCGTCGCAGGACCGCATCGTGACCTACGCCGAAATCGCCGCGCAAGGCATTTCGATCGATCTTCCCGAAATCAAGGTCGAACAGACAATCAATGAAGGGGATACCCTCAGCGTGGGTGGATTGACGCTGGAGGTCTGGAACACACCCGGACATACTCCCAGCCAGCTCGCATTCCGTCTGGGCGATCTCTTACTGTCGGGGGACAATATCTACCGTGATGGTGGCGTCGGTAATATCGATGCCCACCACGGCTCGGACATCCCCGATTTCATCAAGTCGCTGGAACGAATTCGCGACTCTGACGTGAAATGGCTGCTCCCCAGTCACGGCCCCATCTTCCGCAAGGATAACGCACACATCCAGAAAACCATCGACCGACTCACGCAGTATCTGCATATGGCCGACTTCGGTACGTGCGCAATCGACTGGCCACTGCTGGATGAGTGGGAAGAAGAAATCATCCGGGGCTTTGATCCCGAGAAGGCCTGA